GGACTCGAGCAAGTGGCAACCCCCCATCATCCGTACCAGCCCCCAGCGCCTGATGGACGATGCCAACCTGAGCCAGAGCCTACAGACCTATAACACTCCCAACCCTCTGGACTGGCTGATGCTGCCCCAGGTGGCCCTCGAGCAGGGGCGCTACCGGGCCAACCAGGTGATTTTTGCCAGCGGCAATCAACTAACAGACCCAGCCTGGTTCAAGACCCAGATGGCTGCCGGGCGCGAAGTGGCCTTTGGGGTTGGGCTACCCGACAGGGGCGGCAGCATCATGAACGGGCTCTGGAAGCCCGGCGACAAGACCTGGGGCGACCACGCCATGCTGATGGTGGGCTACGACGACAGCAAACAAGCCTTTCGCGTGAAGAACTCCTGGGGCTCCGGTTGGAACGAAGGAGGCTACGTCTGGATGAGCTACGAGTTTGTGACCAAGGGCAAGGTCTACGAGGCCGCCAGCATCCTGAGCGTGATACCGCCCAACTTTGTGGTGTATACGCCGCAGCTCTTCTTGGGCCGCTATCTGCTCAACCACGACGGCTGGCGCGGGGTGCTGGACATCTACCACATTCCCAACCCCAGCCTGTTCCGCTTCCAGAACGATACCGACCGCCGTCTGGGCACCTACTACGGCCCCGATGGTCAGGCCCGGCGGGTCAACGGAACCATCAGCGGACGCAAGATTGACTTTTACATCGACTGGAGCAATACCGGCGCACGCCGCTTTGATGAGCTGAGTGGGATGCGCTTTACCGGCTTCTTGGCCGATGACAACCGCACGCTGGCGGGAACCATGCTGGACAACCGCGACGGCAAAACCTACGGGTTTTACGGGGTCAAGCTGCGGGATTACCTGAGCAGTACCCCGGGGGGCAGCCTGGGGCCAAGTGCTTACGTGGGCAACTGGCAGATTGACGGGCTGGACGTGACGGCGGGCAGTTTCGCCATCACGGCGGTAAATCCCAGCACCGGGCAGGTCAGCGGTACGGTGTTTGGTGGCAGCCCGCTGGTTGGAACGGTAAGCACCAGCGATCCTCGGCGCTTCAGCTTTCAGCTATTCGGCCAGAACTACGAGGGCTACATGTTTGGCTGGGAAACCGGGGTCATGGCCGGGAGGGTGGGCGACAAGGGTTTCATCGCTACCCGCCGCGACTTTAGCGCCCCGCAGGTGAGCATCCAGAGCCCGCAGGCAGGCGCAACCCTCTACCGCACCCAGACCTACACCCTGAGCGGACAGGCAAGGGGCGATAACGGCAGCGGGTTTATCGTAGACCTGCCCTGCCGCTGGACCAGCAGCGATAGCGGCGATACCCAGTTCCCCATCCAGGGCAACTGCAATCCCACCATCACGCTTCGGCCCGGGAGCCCCTCCAGCGTTACCTTCACACTATCGGCCACAGCCCAGGGTGGGGCCAGCGCCCAGACCAGCGTTACGGTGAACGTACAGAATCCACCCAACAGCGGCCCGCCCGGTGTCAGCATC
This genomic interval from Meiothermus sp. CFH 77666 contains the following:
- a CDS encoding C1 family peptidase; this encodes MKRGWILALLLGTLAACSSPSQQADLVGPDIREFLTVDGHPAVRLGNGEVKLLNKPEETKWYLDRFPPPTSSEPATLRPQSLPAAIDLTSFQTPVKNQWERGTCTAFAVVAALEAAYKRTYGLTLDLSEEFLNWQDKVNVLDPASPPVPPSQSENFLATWGGGSVNYKLQNIMNGQRGIPLENQAPYNANGSFQDSSKWQPPIIRTSPQRLMDDANLSQSLQTYNTPNPLDWLMLPQVALEQGRYRANQVIFASGNQLTDPAWFKTQMAAGREVAFGVGLPDRGGSIMNGLWKPGDKTWGDHAMLMVGYDDSKQAFRVKNSWGSGWNEGGYVWMSYEFVTKGKVYEAASILSVIPPNFVVYTPQLFLGRYLLNHDGWRGVLDIYHIPNPSLFRFQNDTDRRLGTYYGPDGQARRVNGTISGRKIDFYIDWSNTGARRFDELSGMRFTGFLADDNRTLAGTMLDNRDGKTYGFYGVKLRDYLSSTPGGSLGPSAYVGNWQIDGLDVTAGSFAITAVNPSTGQVSGTVFGGSPLVGTVSTSDPRRFSFQLFGQNYEGYMFGWETGVMAGRVGDKGFIATRRDFSAPQVSIQSPQAGATLYRTQTYTLSGQARGDNGSGFIVDLPCRWTSSDSGDTQFPIQGNCNPTITLRPGSPSSVTFTLSATAQGGASAQTSVTVNVQNPPNSGPPGVSIISPASGSSATVGETVLLGGQAVGGTPPYRNYRWTWQASKAGCTELDLSVRASPSQPVGGGQYWEWNTSGAQNIPGGCGFDNASGTLRLYVTDDLSLTGSASIAFRLYYVPPPN